The Paenibacillus macerans genome includes a window with the following:
- the dprA gene encoding DNA-processing protein DprA, with protein MEKKWILVGLHESPGLGWKRIRGILSRPDWGEAPDFTSADWMERGLGSELAMQMSELFTLNWIESRLELMRRKRIQAITRFDEEYPLLMKETARPPWVLYTLGEPRLLSTLSVAVVGTRLPTAYGRKVAVQLAEELCAHGITVVSGLARGIDGISHEAALRAGGSTIAVLGTAIDVAYPPENASLYRSIAEQGLIVSEYPIGTPGHPGMFPRRNRIIAGISRGTVVVEADARSGSLITADWALEANRDVFAVPGPITSPKSRGTLALLKQGAKIVTDAQDIWEEYGAILPVPKMPVQTGKNANKLTDEERRIYHMLEQGNASFDELLVKTEWDFGLLHSVLLSLIMKKTVVQLPGSVYQLI; from the coding sequence ATGGAGAAAAAATGGATTCTGGTGGGGCTGCACGAAAGCCCCGGACTTGGCTGGAAAAGAATTCGGGGCATTCTGTCCCGGCCCGATTGGGGGGAGGCGCCGGACTTCACCTCCGCGGACTGGATGGAGCGGGGGCTCGGTTCCGAACTGGCCATGCAAATGTCCGAGCTTTTCACCTTGAACTGGATCGAGTCCCGGTTGGAGCTGATGAGGCGCAAAAGGATTCAAGCGATCACCCGGTTTGATGAGGAGTATCCCTTATTAATGAAGGAGACCGCCCGCCCGCCTTGGGTGTTGTACACGCTGGGCGAGCCCCGCTTGCTCTCCACGCTGTCGGTAGCCGTCGTAGGAACGCGTCTGCCTACCGCGTATGGACGCAAGGTTGCCGTTCAGCTGGCGGAGGAGCTGTGTGCCCACGGCATTACGGTCGTCAGCGGTTTGGCCCGCGGGATTGACGGGATCAGCCACGAGGCGGCGCTCCGGGCGGGCGGCTCGACAATCGCCGTGCTGGGTACGGCCATTGATGTCGCCTATCCGCCGGAAAACGCCTCTCTGTACCGCAGCATTGCGGAACAGGGGCTGATCGTCTCCGAATACCCGATCGGCACGCCGGGCCATCCCGGCATGTTTCCACGGCGCAACCGGATCATCGCCGGGATCAGCCGCGGCACGGTGGTCGTGGAAGCGGACGCCCGCAGCGGTTCGCTTATTACGGCGGATTGGGCGCTGGAAGCGAACCGGGACGTATTTGCCGTGCCCGGTCCGATCACCTCGCCCAAAAGCCGCGGTACGCTGGCGCTGCTAAAGCAGGGGGCGAAAATCGTGACCGATGCCCAGGATATTTGGGAGGAATATGGGGCTATCCTTCCCGTGCCCAAAATGCCTGTCCAAACCGGGAAAAACGCAAACAAGTTGACAGATGAGGAGCGGCGCATATACCATATGTTGGAGCAGGGAAACGCCAGTTTTGACGAATTGCTTGTAAAAACCGAATGGGATTTTGGACTTTTACATTCAGTTCTGTTATCTTTAATCATGAAAAAAACGGTGGTCCAGCTCCCTGGCTCCGTATATCAACTAATATAG
- the topA gene encoding type I DNA topoisomerase, with protein MADSLVIVESPAKAKTIGKYLGSKYIVKASMGHVRDLPKSQIGVEVENDFSPKYITIRGKGSVLKELKDASKKVKKIYLAADPDREGEAIAWHLAHVLDVDEKETCRVVFNEITKQAVKDAFKSPRKINMDLVNAQQARRILDRLVGYKISPLLWKKVKKGLSAGRVQSVAVKIILDRENEISAFVPEEYWSITARLKTGESSFEAKFHQLRGEKLELKSEQQVKEILQSIEKAKFSVAEVKEKERLRHPAAPFTTSSLQQEAARKLNFRAAKTMSVAQQLYEGVDLGKEGTVGLITYMRTDSTRIAASAQEEAKEYILGKYGKDYVPESPRQYSKKAAGAQDAHEAIRPTSAMRDPESVKEFTSRDQYRLYKLIWDRFMASQMSSAVLDTLSVDIAAGEATFRAVGSKIRFPGFMKVYVEGNDDGSANDDDKFLPPLAQGDKLITEEIEPKQHFTQPPPRYTEARLVKTLEELGIGRPSTYAPTLETIQKRGYVAIEEKKFVPTELGELVIEQMEQFFPEILDVEFTAHMEEDLDHVEEGAEDWVRVLSEFYESFEKRLSVAEEEMKEIEIEDEVSDELCEKCGKPMVYKLGRFGKFLACSGFPDCRNTKPIVKDIGVTCPKCKEGHVVERRSKKGRIFYGCDRYPECDFVSWDKPSPKPCPKCGSLLVEKRNKQGGKLQCTSCDYVEAIEENDDGADE; from the coding sequence GTGGCGGATTCACTCGTCATCGTGGAATCGCCTGCCAAGGCGAAAACGATTGGCAAATACCTAGGCAGCAAATACATCGTGAAAGCCTCAATGGGCCATGTTCGCGATTTACCCAAAAGCCAAATTGGGGTTGAAGTTGAGAACGACTTCAGTCCGAAGTATATTACGATCCGTGGGAAGGGTTCCGTATTAAAAGAATTGAAGGATGCCAGTAAAAAGGTCAAAAAAATCTATCTGGCAGCCGACCCTGATCGCGAAGGAGAAGCGATAGCCTGGCATTTGGCCCATGTTTTGGACGTGGATGAAAAAGAAACGTGCCGCGTCGTATTTAATGAGATTACGAAGCAGGCCGTGAAGGATGCGTTTAAAAGCCCGCGCAAAATCAATATGGATTTGGTAAACGCGCAGCAGGCCAGACGCATTCTGGACCGGCTCGTCGGTTACAAGATCAGCCCGCTGCTGTGGAAAAAGGTCAAAAAGGGTTTGTCGGCCGGCCGTGTTCAGTCGGTTGCCGTCAAGATCATTTTGGACCGGGAAAACGAAATTTCCGCGTTTGTGCCCGAAGAATACTGGAGCATTACGGCGAGGCTAAAAACCGGAGAGTCTTCGTTTGAAGCGAAGTTTCATCAACTCCGCGGCGAAAAGCTTGAGCTGAAGAGCGAGCAGCAGGTTAAGGAGATTTTACAATCCATCGAAAAAGCTAAATTCAGCGTTGCCGAAGTCAAGGAGAAGGAACGTCTGCGCCATCCCGCCGCTCCGTTTACGACAAGCTCCCTGCAGCAGGAAGCGGCCCGCAAGCTGAATTTCCGCGCCGCCAAAACGATGTCCGTCGCCCAACAGCTGTATGAGGGCGTTGACCTCGGGAAAGAAGGCACCGTCGGCCTCATTACCTACATGCGTACCGACTCGACCCGGATTGCCGCGTCGGCGCAGGAGGAAGCGAAGGAATATATCCTGGGCAAGTACGGCAAAGACTACGTTCCCGAATCGCCGCGCCAGTATTCGAAGAAGGCGGCCGGCGCTCAGGATGCCCACGAAGCGATCCGCCCGACGTCGGCAATGCGCGACCCCGAATCGGTCAAGGAATTCACCAGCCGGGACCAGTATCGGCTGTATAAGCTGATTTGGGACCGCTTTATGGCCAGCCAAATGTCTTCGGCCGTACTGGATACGCTGTCCGTCGATATCGCTGCCGGCGAAGCAACGTTCCGCGCCGTCGGGTCGAAAATCCGCTTTCCGGGATTTATGAAGGTATATGTGGAGGGCAACGACGACGGAAGCGCCAACGACGATGACAAGTTTTTGCCGCCGCTGGCACAAGGGGATAAGCTGATCACGGAAGAGATCGAGCCGAAGCAGCACTTCACCCAGCCGCCACCACGGTATACGGAGGCCCGCCTCGTCAAAACGCTGGAGGAACTGGGCATTGGACGCCCAAGCACCTATGCGCCGACCCTGGAGACGATTCAAAAACGCGGATACGTCGCGATTGAGGAGAAGAAGTTTGTGCCGACCGAGCTGGGCGAGCTGGTCATCGAGCAAATGGAGCAATTTTTCCCGGAAATCCTCGATGTGGAGTTTACGGCCCATATGGAGGAAGATCTTGACCATGTGGAAGAGGGCGCCGAGGATTGGGTCCGGGTGCTCAGCGAGTTCTACGAATCGTTTGAGAAGCGGCTTAGCGTGGCCGAGGAAGAAATGAAGGAAATCGAGATCGAAGACGAGGTTTCCGATGAGCTTTGCGAAAAATGCGGCAAACCGATGGTGTATAAGCTGGGGCGGTTCGGCAAGTTTCTCGCTTGCTCGGGGTTCCCGGATTGCCGGAACACGAAGCCGATCGTCAAGGATATCGGCGTTACTTGCCCGAAATGCAAGGAAGGCCATGTGGTAGAACGGCGCAGCAAGAAAGGGCGGATTTTTTACGGCTGCGATCGTTATCCGGAGTGCGATTTCGTATCCTGGGATAAGCCGTCGCCCAAGCCCTGCCCGAAATGCGGCTCGCTGCTTGTGGAAAAGCGGAACAAGCAGGGCGGCAAGCTGCAGTGCACTTCCTGCGATTACGTGGAGGCCATCGAGGAAAACGACGACGGGGCCGACGAATAA
- the trmFO gene encoding methylenetetrahydrofolate--tRNA-(uracil(54)-C(5))-methyltransferase (FADH(2)-oxidizing) TrmFO, whose product MNNNKVTVIGAGLAGSEAAWQIASRGVPVVLYEMRPVVKTPAHHTDKFAELVCSNSLRANGLTNAVGVLKEEMRLLNSLVLGAADRNAVPAGGALAVDRDGFSGEITRTLREHPLIEVVNEEIRELPQEGIVVIATGPLTSPALSEQIKRLTGEDYFYFYDAAAPIVEKDSIDMGKVYLASRYDKGEAAYLNCPMTEEEFDAFYEALISAEVAQLKEFEKEVYFEGCMPIEVMMRRGKQTALFGPMKPVGLVNPHTGTLPYAVVQLRQDNAAGTLYNLVGFQTHLKWGEQKRVFSMIPGLENAEFVRYGVMHRNTFINSPKLLDPTYQLKARPTLFFAGQMTGVEGYVESAASGLIAGINAARAASGAEGIVFPADTTLGSMARYITTADFEHFQPMNANFGLFPKLDTRYRKKAEKNEALAQRALQSLRNFMTEERLG is encoded by the coding sequence ATGAACAACAATAAAGTAACGGTTATCGGTGCGGGGCTGGCGGGCAGCGAAGCGGCTTGGCAAATCGCGAGCCGCGGCGTCCCCGTCGTGCTCTACGAAATGCGCCCGGTCGTAAAAACCCCGGCTCACCACACGGATAAATTCGCCGAGCTCGTATGCAGCAACTCGCTGCGGGCCAACGGTTTAACCAACGCCGTCGGCGTGCTCAAGGAAGAGATGCGGCTGCTGAATTCGCTCGTGCTCGGCGCCGCCGACCGCAATGCGGTTCCGGCGGGCGGGGCGCTGGCGGTGGACCGCGACGGCTTCTCCGGAGAAATTACGCGCACGCTGCGCGAGCATCCCCTGATCGAAGTGGTGAACGAGGAGATCCGGGAGCTTCCGCAGGAGGGGATCGTCGTGATTGCCACGGGTCCGCTTACGTCTCCCGCACTGTCGGAACAGATCAAGCGGCTGACCGGCGAGGACTACTTTTATTTCTATGACGCCGCCGCCCCGATCGTGGAGAAAGACTCGATCGATATGGGCAAAGTGTATCTCGCCTCCCGTTACGATAAAGGCGAAGCCGCTTATCTCAACTGTCCGATGACGGAGGAGGAGTTCGACGCTTTCTACGAAGCGCTGATTTCCGCCGAAGTGGCCCAACTCAAAGAATTCGAGAAAGAAGTGTATTTCGAAGGCTGCATGCCGATCGAAGTCATGATGCGGCGCGGCAAGCAGACCGCGCTGTTCGGGCCGATGAAGCCCGTGGGCCTCGTCAACCCGCATACCGGCACGCTCCCTTATGCCGTTGTGCAGCTTCGCCAGGATAACGCGGCGGGGACGCTGTACAACCTGGTGGGCTTCCAGACCCATTTGAAGTGGGGCGAGCAGAAGCGCGTCTTTTCGATGATCCCCGGCCTGGAAAACGCCGAATTCGTCCGTTACGGCGTCATGCACCGCAACACCTTCATCAATTCACCGAAGCTGCTTGACCCGACGTATCAGCTGAAGGCGAGGCCTACGCTCTTTTTTGCCGGCCAGATGACCGGCGTCGAAGGCTACGTCGAGTCCGCCGCCTCCGGCCTGATCGCCGGCATCAACGCCGCGCGCGCCGCCTCCGGCGCCGAAGGCATCGTCTTTCCCGCGGACACGACGCTCGGCAGCATGGCCCGTTACATCACGACCGCGGACTTCGAGCATTTCCAGCCGATGAACGCCAATTTCGGCCTGTTCCCGAAGCTGGATACCCGCTACCGCAAAAAAGCCGAAAAAAACGAAGCGCTCGCCCAGCGTGCGCTGCAAAGCTTGAGAAACTTTATGACAGAAGAACGGTTGGGCTAA
- the hslV gene encoding ATP-dependent protease subunit HslV — MIPTFHATTICAVRHNGKGAIAGDGQVTFGENVVMKQTAKKVRRLYRGQVLAGFAGSVADAITLFEKFEGKLEEHHGNLQRAAVELAKDWRQDRVLRKLEALMIVMDHSGMLLISGGGEIIEPDDDVLAIGSGGNFALSAARALKRHAGAMEAKDIVRESLQIASEICVYTNSNIIVEEL; from the coding sequence ATGATTCCGACTTTTCACGCTACAACGATCTGCGCCGTTCGTCATAACGGCAAGGGGGCGATTGCGGGCGACGGACAGGTTACTTTTGGAGAGAACGTTGTAATGAAGCAGACCGCCAAAAAAGTCCGCCGCTTATACCGCGGGCAAGTGCTCGCCGGGTTTGCGGGCTCGGTTGCTGACGCGATAACGTTGTTTGAGAAATTTGAAGGCAAGCTGGAAGAACACCACGGCAATTTGCAAAGGGCTGCCGTCGAGCTGGCCAAAGATTGGCGTCAGGATCGGGTGCTGCGCAAGCTGGAGGCGCTGATGATCGTGATGGACCATTCGGGAATGCTGCTCATTTCCGGGGGAGGAGAAATCATCGAGCCTGATGACGACGTGTTGGCCATTGGCTCTGGCGGCAACTTTGCGCTTTCGGCGGCCCGGGCGCTCAAACGGCATGCCGGCGCAATGGAGGCCAAAGACATCGTACGGGAGTCCCTGCAGATCGCCTCGGAAATTTGCGTGTATACGAACAGCAACATTATCGTGGAAGAGCTTTAA
- the hslU gene encoding ATP-dependent protease ATPase subunit HslU: MSEKNLTPRQIVAELDKYIVGQKQAKKSVAVALRNRYRRSLLHEEVQDEIVPKNILMIGPTGVGKTEIARRLAKLVGAPFVKVEATKFTEVGYVGRDVESMVRDLVETAIRTVKLERTEKVKDKAEELANERLVHILVPSENKAKSGRNPFEMLFGGGNQGSVPSQEQDEEDTSLAERRRQVRFKLLAGQLENDIVEVEVEDNTPTMMDMFAGQGNDQLGINMQEMFGNLLPKRTKKRKLTVKEARKVLTQEEASKLIDHDDLIQEAITRAEQSGIIFIDEIDKVASRGQGSGPDVSREGVQRDILPIVEGSTVMTKYGPIKTDYILFIAAGAFHIAKPSDLIPELQGRFPIRVELSSLSLDDFVSILTEPQNALTKQYIELLRTENLEIEFSDEAIREIARIAASVNANTENIGARRLHTILEKLLEDLSFEAPELTLEKMVITPEYVREKLGEIAQDRDLSQFIL, from the coding sequence GTGAGCGAGAAAAATTTAACGCCAAGACAAATCGTCGCAGAGCTGGACAAATATATCGTAGGCCAAAAACAAGCGAAAAAATCCGTGGCCGTAGCCTTGCGGAACCGCTATCGGCGAAGCCTGCTCCACGAAGAGGTACAGGATGAAATCGTGCCGAAGAACATTTTGATGATCGGCCCGACAGGGGTTGGTAAAACGGAAATCGCCCGCCGTCTCGCCAAGCTGGTAGGAGCGCCTTTTGTGAAAGTGGAGGCTACCAAATTTACCGAGGTTGGTTATGTCGGCAGGGATGTTGAATCCATGGTCCGGGATCTCGTTGAAACGGCCATACGCACCGTAAAGCTGGAGCGTACCGAAAAGGTCAAAGACAAGGCGGAAGAGCTTGCCAACGAACGGCTCGTCCATATACTGGTTCCTTCCGAAAACAAGGCCAAGAGCGGGCGAAATCCGTTCGAAATGCTGTTTGGTGGCGGAAACCAGGGCAGCGTTCCGAGCCAGGAGCAAGACGAGGAGGACACCAGCCTGGCCGAACGCCGCCGCCAGGTCCGCTTCAAGCTGCTTGCCGGCCAACTGGAAAACGATATTGTCGAAGTCGAGGTGGAGGACAATACGCCTACGATGATGGACATGTTTGCCGGACAAGGCAATGACCAGCTCGGGATCAACATGCAGGAAATGTTCGGAAACCTTTTGCCGAAACGCACAAAAAAAAGAAAATTGACCGTAAAAGAAGCGCGTAAAGTGCTGACGCAGGAAGAAGCCTCCAAGCTGATCGACCATGATGATCTTATCCAAGAGGCGATCACGAGAGCGGAGCAAAGCGGGATCATTTTTATCGATGAAATCGATAAAGTGGCCAGCCGGGGGCAAGGCTCCGGACCGGACGTTTCCCGCGAAGGCGTGCAGCGCGATATTTTGCCGATCGTTGAAGGTTCGACGGTTATGACGAAATACGGCCCGATCAAAACCGACTATATTTTGTTTATCGCCGCAGGGGCATTCCATATCGCCAAACCGTCGGATTTGATTCCCGAATTGCAGGGGCGGTTTCCGATCCGCGTTGAGCTTAGCAGTTTGTCGCTGGACGATTTTGTTTCGATTTTGACGGAGCCGCAAAACGCGCTCACCAAACAGTACATTGAACTGCTGCGCACCGAAAACCTGGAGATCGAGTTTTCCGACGAAGCCATTCGGGAAATCGCCAGAATCGCCGCGTCCGTAAATGCCAACACCGAAAATATCGGGGCAAGAAGACTGCACACTATTCTGGAAAAATTGCTGGAGGACTTATCCTTTGAGGCCCCGGAGCTAACGTTGGAAAAAATGGTGATCACTCCGGAATACGTAAGGGAAAAATTAGGAGAAATTGCCCAGGATCGTGATTTGAGCCAGTTTATTTTGTAA
- the flgB gene encoding flagellar basal body rod protein FlgB: MQLLNGLGFNRLETALQAANLRQGVIANNIANEDTPYYKRSSVSFESMLQAELNGDMPALQGKRTDSRHFVIGPSTGIPEPKVLTDESTIMNNNQNNVDIDSEMAQLAENQLRYNSYIEQLSYMIKMKRTAIEGR; encoded by the coding sequence GTGCAATTGTTGAATGGGTTGGGATTTAACAGACTGGAGACCGCATTGCAGGCCGCCAATCTTCGGCAGGGGGTTATTGCCAATAATATCGCAAATGAAGACACCCCCTACTATAAGCGTTCAAGCGTTTCTTTTGAAAGCATGCTGCAGGCCGAATTGAACGGCGACATGCCCGCCTTGCAGGGCAAAAGAACCGATTCCAGGCATTTCGTTATAGGGCCGTCGACGGGCATTCCGGAACCGAAAGTCCTAACGGATGAGAGCACGATCATGAACAACAACCAGAACAACGTGGACATCGACAGCGAGATGGCCCAACTCGCCGAAAATCAGCTTCGGTACAATTCTTACATCGAACAGCTGAGTTACATGATCAAAATGAAACGCACGGCTATAGAAGGGAGATAA
- the flgC gene encoding flagellar basal body rod protein FlgC, with translation MTISNSFSISSSALTAQRLRMDVISSNIANAETTRARIENGQAVPYRRKTVVMAPKEADFGSALSSALEGGFDGQGVKITKIQEDPAPFKPVYNPTHPDADSEGYVYMPNVDILKEMVDMISATRSYEANVTVLNASKAMITKALQIGK, from the coding sequence ATGACGATCAGCAACAGTTTCAGTATTAGTTCTTCCGCACTAACTGCGCAGCGTCTCCGGATGGACGTCATTTCCTCGAACATTGCCAACGCCGAGACGACAAGAGCCAGAATCGAGAACGGCCAAGCGGTTCCTTACCGCAGAAAAACCGTCGTCATGGCTCCCAAGGAAGCTGACTTTGGCAGCGCGTTGAGTTCCGCTCTGGAGGGCGGCTTCGACGGCCAAGGGGTTAAAATCACGAAGATTCAGGAAGACCCCGCTCCTTTTAAGCCGGTGTACAATCCGACGCATCCCGATGCGGACAGCGAAGGGTACGTGTACATGCCGAACGTGGACATTTTGAAAGAAATGGTGGACATGATTTCGGCTACCCGGTCCTATGAGGCCAACGTAACGGTGCTGAACGCCAGTAAGGCAATGATCACCAAAGCGCTGCAAATCGGCAAATAA
- the fliE gene encoding flagellar hook-basal body complex protein FliE, which produces MIERMSFDAVKSLVGPQLPSKPQVPTPAESIKSFSSYLSDALDGVAAQETNAQTVNDQFMLGNASADQMMIASEQALLSLQLTTQVRNKVIEAYQEIMRTQI; this is translated from the coding sequence TTGATTGAAAGAATGAGCTTTGACGCCGTCAAATCGCTAGTGGGGCCGCAGCTGCCAAGCAAACCGCAGGTGCCGACTCCCGCCGAATCGATTAAAAGTTTCAGTTCTTATTTGAGCGACGCGTTGGACGGAGTGGCTGCGCAAGAAACGAACGCGCAGACAGTCAACGATCAATTTATGCTAGGAAATGCAAGCGCCGACCAGATGATGATCGCCTCAGAGCAAGCTTTGTTAAGTTTGCAATTGACGACACAAGTACGCAACAAAGTGATAGAAGCTTATCAAGAAATTATGCGTACGCAAATTTAA
- the fliF gene encoding flagellar basal-body MS-ring/collar protein FliF — protein sequence MNERIAQYRDRLTGYWNQFSKKQKTLLIATIAFVLLAVILMTIQFSKTEYEVAFTDLDSTDAAGIINYLESGGIPYKLSPDGTAISVPSKNASRVKVDVGSQGIVKSGSIGLEAFNESTSLIGMTDNEFNVKYKNALNGEVEQLLKQMQGVKDAKVLINLPAENVFASPDEQQKATASVVLTFNPGYRANQEAIDGYFNLVKTSVPNLPVENISMSSSDDTVLLPSGQGGTSGTLSAAVQENMALQKKFESDVRQSVKQFLSRLTGPDKIEVLVASKLNFDQVTQKDNLVTPVDTDNMKGIEISAQKVQKSYTGNASPDSGVPGTGQQDVVNYPSAQANGGSSSEESSSTINYEVNRITKDIVASPYVIKDLTINVAVEPPDGQQTLDDTTRLAIENILTNIVGSYLADSGTTYTDAELQRKVSVVSQPFHNEAQQNTGLSLSNPVVWGVGAAALLALAGIGFVLFRRRRNQQLAEEEEDISMPLTPEFPSINLDSVTNENQVRKQLETLAKKKPEEFVNLLRTWLADD from the coding sequence GTGAATGAGAGAATCGCTCAGTACCGGGACCGATTAACCGGGTACTGGAACCAATTCAGCAAAAAACAGAAGACATTATTGATAGCTACCATCGCATTCGTACTGCTCGCCGTGATCCTGATGACGATCCAATTCTCCAAAACGGAGTATGAAGTAGCTTTTACGGACCTGGATTCGACCGATGCTGCCGGGATTATCAATTATTTGGAATCCGGAGGCATCCCTTACAAATTGAGTCCGGACGGCACAGCGATTTCGGTTCCGAGCAAAAACGCGTCCCGCGTCAAGGTGGACGTTGGGTCGCAAGGAATCGTTAAAAGCGGCTCCATCGGGCTGGAAGCTTTTAACGAGAGCACTTCGCTGATCGGCATGACGGATAATGAATTCAATGTCAAATACAAAAACGCTCTGAACGGTGAAGTCGAACAGTTGCTTAAACAGATGCAGGGTGTCAAGGACGCCAAGGTATTGATCAATCTTCCCGCGGAAAACGTGTTTGCCAGTCCGGACGAACAGCAAAAAGCGACGGCTTCCGTCGTGCTTACCTTCAATCCGGGATATCGCGCAAACCAGGAAGCTATCGACGGATACTTCAATCTGGTGAAGACGTCGGTGCCGAATTTGCCGGTTGAAAACATCTCCATGTCATCCAGCGACGATACCGTACTATTGCCCAGCGGACAAGGCGGGACCAGCGGTACTCTATCGGCGGCGGTTCAGGAAAACATGGCCTTGCAGAAAAAATTCGAAAGCGATGTTCGCCAGAGTGTGAAACAGTTCCTTTCCAGATTGACGGGACCGGACAAAATTGAGGTGTTGGTCGCATCCAAACTCAATTTTGACCAAGTAACGCAAAAAGACAATCTGGTGACGCCGGTCGATACCGACAACATGAAAGGGATCGAAATCAGCGCGCAAAAGGTGCAAAAGAGCTACACGGGCAATGCAAGTCCGGACAGCGGAGTTCCGGGAACCGGCCAGCAGGATGTCGTCAACTATCCTTCGGCTCAGGCTAACGGCGGCTCATCTTCGGAGGAATCGTCCTCGACGATCAATTACGAAGTGAATCGGATTACGAAGGATATCGTTGCCAGCCCTTATGTCATTAAAGATTTAACCATCAACGTTGCCGTTGAACCACCGGATGGACAGCAAACCTTGGACGATACGACCCGTTTGGCCATTGAAAATATTTTGACTAACATCGTCGGTTCCTATCTTGCCGATTCCGGTACTACATATACAGACGCAGAACTGCAGCGAAAAGTTTCAGTCGTCTCGCAACCATTTCATAATGAAGCGCAGCAAAATACAGGTCTGAGCCTCTCTAACCCGGTAGTATGGGGCGTGGGCGCGGCTGCACTGCTGGCACTGGCAGGCATAGGATTCGTCTTGTTCCGCCGCCGCCGCAACCAACAACTGGCAGAAGAGGAAGAAGATATTTCGATGCCTCTTACTCCGGAATTTCCGTCCATTAATTTGGATTCGGTCACGAATGAGAACCAAGTGCGCAAACAACTGGAGACGCTGGCCAAGAAGAAGCCGGAGGAATTCGTTAACTTGCTTCGCACATGGCTAGCTGACGATTAG
- the fliG gene encoding flagellar motor switch protein FliG → MSKTTSTVLTGRQKAAILLITLGPEVSAEIFKHLRDDEIEQLTLEIANVRKVDSAEKEMIMAEFHQICLAQEYITQGGITYAKEILEKALGQSKALDIINRLTATLQVRPFDFARKADPNQILNFIQNENAQTIALVLSYLQFEQAAAILSSLPQEKQAEVARRIAVMDSTSPEVISQVERVLEQKLSATVTQDYTSAGGIESIVQILNGVDRGTERTILDSLEIQDPELAEEIKKRMFVFEDIVNIDNRSIQRIIRDIENADLQLALKVASEEVREAVFRNMSKRMSETFKEEMEYMGPVRLRDVEEAQTRIVATIRRLEEAGEIIIARGGGDDIIV, encoded by the coding sequence TTGTCAAAAACAACGAGCACAGTGTTAACCGGGAGACAGAAAGCGGCTATATTGTTGATCACGCTCGGGCCTGAGGTATCGGCGGAAATTTTCAAGCATTTGCGCGATGATGAAATCGAACAACTGACGCTGGAAATCGCCAATGTCCGCAAAGTGGACAGCGCGGAAAAAGAGATGATCATGGCCGAGTTTCACCAGATTTGTCTGGCCCAAGAGTATATTACGCAGGGCGGGATCACTTACGCCAAGGAGATTTTGGAGAAGGCGCTTGGACAGTCCAAGGCGCTGGATATCATTAACCGGCTGACGGCGACCTTGCAGGTGAGACCTTTCGATTTCGCCCGCAAGGCCGACCCGAACCAAATTTTAAACTTTATTCAGAACGAGAATGCCCAGACGATTGCCCTTGTTTTGTCTTATCTGCAATTTGAACAGGCGGCGGCGATCCTCTCCTCCTTGCCGCAGGAGAAGCAGGCGGAGGTTGCCAGAAGAATCGCCGTGATGGACAGCACGTCTCCGGAAGTGATTTCTCAAGTAGAACGAGTGTTGGAACAAAAGCTTTCCGCTACCGTAACCCAGGACTACACCAGCGCGGGCGGCATCGAGTCGATCGTGCAGATTTTGAACGGGGTCGACCGGGGGACGGAAAGGACGATTCTCGATTCGCTGGAAATTCAAGATCCGGAGCTGGCCGAGGAAATCAAAAAGCGGATGTTTGTTTTCGAAGATATCGTCAACATCGACAACCGCTCGATCCAACGGATTATTCGCGATATCGAAAACGCCGATCTGCAGCTTGCCCTCAAAGTGGCCAGCGAAGAAGTCCGGGAAGCCGTTTTCCGCAACATGTCGAAACGGATGTCCGAGACGTTCAAGGAAGAAATGGAATACATGGGACCTGTGCGGCTGCGTGATGTCGAAGAAGCGCAGACCCGCATCGTAGCTACGATCCGCAGACTGGAAGAAGCTG